From a single Nostoc edaphicum CCNP1411 genomic region:
- the hetR gene encoding heterocyst differentiation master regulator HetR: MSNDIDLIKRLDPSAMDQIMLYLAFSAMRTSGHRHGAFLDAAATAAKCAIYMTYLEQGQNLRMTGHLHHLEPKRVKIIVEEVRQALTEGKLLKMLGSQEPRYLIQLPYVWLEKYPWQPGRSRVPGSSLTSEEKRQIEQKLPSNLPDAQLVSSFEFLDLIEFLHRRSQEDLPSEHQMPLSEALGEHIKRRLLYSGTVTRIDSPWGMPFYALTRPFYAPADDQERTYIMVEDTARYFRMMKNWAERRRNAMRLLEELDILPEKMEQAMEELDEVIRAWADKYHQDGGIAVVLQTAFGERED, translated from the coding sequence ATGAGTAACGACATAGATCTGATCAAACGTCTTGACCCCAGTGCGATGGATCAGATCATGCTTTATCTGGCTTTTAGTGCCATGCGGACGAGTGGGCACAGGCATGGGGCATTTTTAGACGCAGCCGCAACAGCAGCAAAGTGTGCAATTTACATGACCTATCTAGAGCAGGGACAAAACCTGCGAATGACAGGGCATTTGCACCACCTGGAGCCGAAACGGGTAAAAATTATTGTAGAAGAAGTCAGACAGGCTCTAACAGAAGGCAAACTGTTAAAAATGTTGGGTTCTCAAGAACCTCGCTATTTGATTCAATTGCCTTATGTCTGGCTAGAAAAATATCCTTGGCAACCGGGGCGATCGCGCGTTCCTGGTAGCAGTCTGACAAGTGAAGAAAAAAGACAAATTGAGCAAAAACTGCCCAGTAATCTACCAGATGCCCAGTTAGTTAGCTCTTTTGAGTTTCTGGATTTGATTGAGTTTTTGCACAGGCGATCGCAAGAAGACTTGCCATCCGAACACCAAATGCCTTTGAGTGAAGCTTTGGGTGAGCATATCAAGCGCCGTCTGCTTTATTCCGGAACAGTAACCCGCATTGATTCTCCTTGGGGAATGCCCTTCTACGCTCTTACCCGTCCTTTTTATGCCCCAGCAGACGACCAAGAACGTACTTACATCATGGTAGAAGATACCGCTCGGTATTTCCGTATGATGAAAAATTGGGCAGAACGGCGACGAAATGCCATGCGCTTGTTGGAAGAACTTGATATTCTTCCAGAAAAAATGGAGCAAGCTATGGAAGAATTGGATGAAGTTATTCGTGCCTGGGCAGATAAATATCACCAAGATGGAGGGATTGCAGTGGTTTTACAGACAGCTTTTGGCGAAAGAGAAGATTAG
- a CDS encoding TIGR03032 family protein: MLTTSPTTAPEENNLIQCDADQGFISWLSQAGGSVAITTYQAGKLALVGWNGQQITMLLRQFSKPMGLAVNGSRLALASHHEVCLLANAPALAYEFLEDQPGRYDALYLPRMTYFTGDLNIHDLEFGREGLWIVNTRFSCLSALSPDFSFVPRWHPKFISEVVPEDRCHLNGLAMVDGKPKYVTALGTTDTVGGWRPGKANGGVVVEVESNEIILDGLSMPHSPIWHDGFLWLLNSGAGEVWRIHPESGDKQVVCVLPGFLRGLCCVGYYALVGLCQIRERHIFGGLPITQRFEQLLCGVAVVDLRNGQQVGMLKFTTGCQELYDVQFLAGVQRPMVLNQERKEIRQAFTAPELNYWLRPSAVIL; the protein is encoded by the coding sequence ATGTTAACCACCTCTCCTACTACTGCCCCAGAAGAGAATAACTTAATTCAGTGTGATGCCGATCAGGGATTTATCTCCTGGCTGAGTCAAGCCGGAGGTTCAGTTGCCATCACCACCTACCAAGCCGGGAAACTAGCACTAGTAGGCTGGAATGGGCAACAGATTACCATGCTGTTACGCCAATTTTCCAAACCAATGGGATTGGCAGTTAATGGTTCACGTTTAGCACTGGCTAGCCATCACGAAGTCTGTTTATTAGCCAATGCCCCCGCCTTAGCTTATGAGTTTTTAGAAGACCAGCCCGGACGGTACGATGCCCTTTATCTGCCACGGATGACATATTTTACAGGCGACCTCAATATTCACGACCTGGAATTTGGCAGAGAAGGGCTGTGGATTGTCAACACCCGTTTTTCCTGTCTTTCTGCCTTGAGTCCAGACTTCAGCTTTGTACCGCGCTGGCATCCCAAATTTATTTCCGAAGTAGTGCCAGAAGACCGCTGTCACCTGAATGGGTTAGCGATGGTAGATGGCAAACCTAAGTATGTGACTGCCCTAGGTACGACAGATACCGTCGGGGGATGGCGGCCGGGTAAAGCCAATGGTGGCGTGGTGGTGGAAGTAGAGAGTAATGAAATTATTTTAGATGGATTATCAATGCCCCATTCCCCAATTTGGCATGACGGGTTTTTATGGTTACTCAACTCTGGTGCTGGGGAAGTATGGCGCATTCATCCAGAATCAGGAGACAAACAGGTAGTCTGTGTACTCCCTGGATTTCTGCGGGGATTGTGCTGCGTCGGGTATTACGCCCTAGTGGGACTATGCCAGATTCGGGAACGGCATATTTTTGGAGGGTTGCCCATTACTCAACGGTTTGAGCAGTTGCTTTGTGGCGTGGCAGTCGTGGATTTGCGAAATGGGCAGCAGGTGGGAATGCTCAAGTTCACCACAGGCTGTCAAGAACTTTATGATGTGCAGTTTCTTGCTGGTGTACAGCGTCCGATGGTTTTGAATCAGGAACGAAAAGAAATCCGCCAAGCATTTACTGCACCAGAGTTGAACTACTGGTTGCGACCGAGTGCGGTGATCCTGTAA